The following is a genomic window from Rhodopirellula islandica.
GAGATGGTTCCCGTCGATCTGCCTCGTTTGGAATCAACCCACCTGGCCGTGGGTGACGTGTTGTCAACAGCGATGCAAAAACGGCCTGAGATCGACCAAGCGATCAAGCAAATCAAAGCGGCTTGTGTGCGTCTGAACATGTCCAAGAACGAACTGTTGCCCCAGTTCGACTTCATTGGCGAAACATATGTCGCTGGTCTTCGCGGGCACAGTGACATCGGTCGGGCGTGGACGGATCAGTTCAGCACCGGAGAACCCAGCTATGCGATCGGTCTGTCCTATCAAATGCCGATTGGCAACCGAGCGGCCAAGGCCCGATTGCAGCGCCGGCGATTGGAAGTGCGGCAATTGCAAAACCAGTTCAATGCCACCGCCGAAACCCTGTTGATGGAAGCCAAAGTCGCCGTCCGGGAAGTTCGCACGGCAGAACGAGAATACCAAGCCAAGTTCGCCGCCATGGTTGCCGCGGAAACACGCCTGGACAGCATCCAGCAGCGTTGGTCGCACGTCCCAGGACAGAATGGTTCAATCGGCTTGTACCTGGAAGATCTGCTCGCCGCTCAATCTCAACTGACAGACGCGGAATCTGAATTCACACGTGCGCTGACGACCTACAACTTGTCGCTCATGAACGTCAAACGAGCCAGTGGCACCCTGCTGGAAACCGAGCAAGTCACCGAAGGCGTCGCAGAGACCGGTGGTCTCCCGACGAAGATTCTTGACAAGCCAATTCTCGAGTGACCAAGTTTCGACAGCGGTGCCAACGCTGCGTCCGATGATGGTTTGGGTGAATGATTCGCCTGCTTGTTAACTGTCTCTCACCTTTGGTCTCCGGTAACACGGACTCTTGCTGTTCTGTGTTACCAGGGACACCAAAAACTCACGCCCACCGAACTCCTATGATCCCACCCCGGTTGCCTGCACTCTCGCAATGGCTTGGCTTCGCTGAAAGGCGAAAGCAGGCTTCGTGTGATGAGATCCTTCCATCGGCGAAGACACTCGCCTGTGCAATCAGTTCACTCAGTGACAGTGAACTGCGTTGGCATGCGAATTTGTTGCGAGATCAACAAACGGGTCCCCATTCCGCATGTTTGAGTGAGCGTTCGGGGAATCAAGATTCGCAACTCACAACTCATGCGATGGCCTTTGCGGTTGCTGCGATTCAGCGGCAACTTGGTTACACGGTCTACGACGTTCAACTCCAAGCCGCTCTGGTGATGTCCAGCGGCCAGATCGCTGAAATGCAAACCGGCGAAGGAAAAACGATCACCGGCGCGGTCGCGACGATCATTCATGCGATGCGTCACCAGCAGGTTCATGTTGCAACGTCCAATGCCTACCTTGCCCGCCGTGACTGGGAATTGCTCGCCCCCGTTTTTGATCGGCTGGCGCTGAGTTCGGGGCATTCATCAGCCGATCAGTCCCCCCGTGAAAAGCGGGCCGCTTATCAGTGCGACATTGTTTTCGCGACGGGATATCAGTTTGGATTTGACTACCTACGCGATCAAATCACGCTCGCCGCTCAACCGCGCAAGCAACTTGGACAATCCATTCGCGAATCACTGCGTGGGCAATCCGATCCGCAGCAGTTGCGTTGCCAAACGCGACATCAAGTTGCGATCGTGGATGAAATCGATAGTGTTCTGATCGACGAGGCCATGACACCGTTGGTTTTGTCGCAGCAACGCCCGCAGGTCCGCGACAATTCGCTCGTGTCTTCCCCTGACAATGAATCGTCCCACCAGACCAGTGTCTTCGATGCGGCGCGAGCTTGCATGCAGACGCTGGTTCCAGGCACCAATTTTCAGGTCGATTCGCTGCAGCAAACCGTTCAACTTACGGAACTGGGAATTCAACGAGCCTTTGAATGGTTGCAGACGCGCCGGATCAAATTGTCCATGCCATGGCCGAACTACATTCAAACCGCATTGCGAGCGGAGTGTCTGCTGACCCGCGACATCGACTACGTCGTGCGGGATGGAAAAGTGCAGATCGTCGATTCCTCCACCGGCCGGATCGTGCCCGACCGGCAATGGAGGTCAGGATTGCACCAAGCGGTGGAAACAAAAGAGCACGTCCCATTGAGCGAATCACGGCGCACGCAGGCGCGCATGTCCCGGCAACGCTACTTCGCTCGCTACGAAACCTTGTGCGGGATGACGGGCACCGCGTCGGGACACGAACGGGAATGGAAACAATCGTATGCCTTGAAAGTGCATGCCATCCCGACGCGTCTTCCCTGCAAACGACGCGTCGAGCCCACGCTCTATTTTGCTGACCACACACAGAAACTCGCCCGCCTTGCGGATGAGGTCTCAGAACATCACCAGATCGGGCAACCCATTCTGATCGGCACTCGAAATATTTTGCAAACCAAGCAAGTCTCCAAAGCTCTTATGCAAGCCGGTTTGAACCATCACCTTCTGAACGGCGTGCAAGACGAAACCGAAGCGGCTCTGATCGCCGCGGCGGGAACGTCTTCCGCGATCACGGTGGCAACCAACATGGCAGGTCGTGGCACCGACATTTCGGTTGACGAAAGAGCACTGGCCGCTGGGGGGCTGCACGTCATCGGGCTGGAACGAAACCTGTCCGCTCGAATCGATCGCCAATTGCTAGGACGGGCCGCACGCCAAGGACAACCCGGCAGCGGTCGGTTCTATGTGTCCGCCGACGACGAATTGGTTCAACGACACGACCCTGGATTGCAATCGATCCTAAGCCGATTGAAGTCACCAATCCCAAACGAGGCCTGGGATCGCCGAATCCAACAATTGCAAACCATCGCGGAACGAGAAAACTTTCGCATTCGAAAACAGACCGCCCAACAAGAGGAATGGCTCGATGAACTTCGCCAACAGGTCGCCTGAGAGCAAACATGCCCGTCCAATGCCGTTGTCCCCCAGAATGCGACTCAATCCATCGGTGTTTGCTGTCCTGATGCCGGCAACGTTGCTGCTGGCAATGTCAGTGTTCGCAAATTGCGTCCAGGCCGAGATTCCTTCCGGTCGATCCCCCGAGTCGTTTTCTGAACCCTTGGAAACGATTGACTTGGCCGCAGCAGAACCTGGTGTTGTGGATACGTTGGCCGTTCGCGAAGGCGACGCGGTCAAGACGGGGGATTTGATTTGCCAACTTCGCTGCGATGTGCTCAAGGCGACTCGTCATGCCACGCTGACCAAGATCAATGCGACCGGCAAACGCGAGGCAGCGGCAGCAACGCTTTCCCATCACCAAAACCATTTGAATCAACTTCAAGCGTTGCTTGCGAAGAACCATGCCAACGATCAGGAAGTTGCCGACGCCCAATTCAACGTTCAGATCGCGGAAGCACAGTTGCAAACGGTCGACGATGAACGAGCGACGTTGCGAGCCGAGTTGGAACAGATCGAGGCACAGATCGCCCGCCGCCAAATCATCGCTCCCACCGATGGCATTATTTTGCAATTGCCAGCGCGGGTTGGCGAACGAGTCGGCACCTCTGACTCTCCCGTCGCCCAATTGGTCGTGTTGAACAAACTCCGTGTGCGGTATCACCTCACCACCGTTCAAGCGGCTCAATTGTCGGTTGGATCGCAACAAACGCTGACCTTTCCTGACTTCGGCACGCACGCGATTGGAACGGTTGACTTCATCGCCCCGACCACCGATCCCAGCAGCGGAACGGTTCGCGTGGAACTGTTGATCGACAATGCCAACAGACGGCATCGATCGGGAGTTCGGTGTCAGTTGAAGTTGCCGGATGCATCCCATGCCGAACCGATGCAGGCAACTGTCCTGCATCGACGCTCTCCCCAATGACCCTTTCCTGCTGAATCCTTCGCATCGCGAAAATCGATTTGCCTGGGAAACCATAGTGCTTCACCAAGCCACCGCTCCTTCTGAAACAGTTCTGCCCCGCTCGATCAATATGCCTGTCATCACACCATCCAGTGGAACTGCTTTTCAAGCAATTCCACCTGAGAGTCTCACTGCACAAGATTCCGGCACACCGCAGCACCGCATTGATTCGGCGCAGGTTCGTAGCACGGAATCCGCCTCCGAATTCGCTGAACTGCAGTGGCAGATTGACGCCACCGCCGCGATCGCTGAATTGATGTCGAAGATCGCATCGGCACGCCGTCTGGACGAGGCCCATTTGATTGTTGCGAATGCATTGCGAGAGTTCTTGGGAGCCGATGTGGTGGCAGTCGGGACTGTGAATCCAGGCTCTTCGCTGGTGCGTGTCCGTAGCGTTTCCGATGTGTCATCGATCGACGAAAGTTCGCAAGTTTCGCAACAGTTCGAGCAAGCAATGTCGGAAAGTATCGTGCGTTTTCGAGAACAACTTGCACGCACGACGGTGGTCGATCCAGACTCCGAACACGTGGCTTTGATGCAATTGGCTCACGAACGGTTGCTAAGCGTGACGGGGACGCAGTGCGCCGTCTCGTGCCCCCTGTTCTCCCAACTTGGTCCGCAGCAGACTCCGTCCGACCCTGAGCATCGAGAACTCAGTGCCACGCAAAGCGACCCCGTCGCGGTCTGGACAGCCCTTTTCCGGCAACGTCCAACGGAGCTGGATCGCTGGAAATATTTTGCCAACGCCTGCCAACAACCGCTGGGCGAATCATTGGCAGTCGCCGGACGGGCCTGCGAAGGCCCACTGGCCCGACTTCGACGTGTGGTGAGCGAGTCTTCCGCTTGGACCCGCAAGAAAATGGTGCTTGGTGGTTCCTTGGCGATTGCTTTGGCCATGACGATTCCGATCCCGCATCGGGTTGGCTGTGTTTCCGTACTGCAGCCGGTCGAACAACGGTTCGCCGTCGCTCCCCATGACGGGATCCTCGAACAAGCCATGGTGCGAGCGGGTGAGCAGGTTCACACCGGGCAACTGCTGGCTGAAATGGATGCAACCGATCTTCGATTGCAGATCGCGGACGTGACGGCTCAAAAGGAACGAGCAGAAAAGAAACGCGATCTTCATCGAGCCAGCGGTGATGCCGCATCGACCCAGTTGGCTGAATTGGAAACCGATGAATTGGCCGCCCAGTTGGCATTGCTTGAGCATCGTGCAGCTCATCGACAGATCGTCAGCAGCATCGATGGGATTGTGTTGCGGAGCGAGTTGGACGAAGCCCGCGGTGTGCCTGTCCGAACTGGCGATGTCCTGATGCAAGTTGCACCGCTGGAAACATTGCGAGCTGAGCTCGAAATCGCCCCTGCAGATCTCGCCCATATCAAGCTGGGGCAAACCGTCAGTTTGGTCCCCGACGGCAATCCACTGCACCGGGTCCAAGGGACGATTGATACCATCCGCCAAGCGTCGGAAGTTCGGGAAGGTCGCAACGTGTTCCTGGCGACTGTCACGATCGACAACCACGACGGTCGCTTGCGTCCTGGGATGAAGAGCCGGACCAAGGTCGACGCCGGCTATCGAGCCAGTGGTTGGGTGCTGTTTCACAGCGCGATCGAGAAAACTTACGGGATGCTGCGATGAACGGATACGATTCCCAATCTTTTGAACTGGCCAACGCTCACTTGCAGCGACGCGATGGACTGAGCGTCCGCTTGCATGAATCGCGAGGGGAAGCGACCTACTTGGTAAGCGATGGGGTGTCCTCGAATTTCCATCAATTGGGGAGCGCACAGTATGCGTTTCTCTCCGCCCTGGATGGCAAGACTAGCCTGGAAGAAGTGACGGGGCGGATCGCCAGTGAACTTCCCAAATTGGCACTGACGGCCAGCCAAGCCGAACAGACCGCTCGGTACCTGCTCGATCATCAACTCATCTTTGCAGTCGATGCGAATGGTGAACCACTCAATGCCACGAATCGTTTGCAGCGGCAATCGGAACGCGCCGCACAACAACGCAAACAAGAGAATGCCAATCCGCTGTTCCTGAAGTTTCCGCTGGGCAATCCAACACGCCTGCTGAACGCGATCGTTCCGTGGACGCAATGGCTGTTTGCGCCCGCCTGCATTGTCTTCGCAATTGCCTTGGGCCTGATTGCGATGGCGAGATTGTGGCAGAACGCAGATGAACTTGCCGTCAGCCTGCAAGGAGTCATCTCCCCGACATCCGGGATTTGGTTGGCGGTGACCTTCGTCGGGTTGAAGATCGTTCACGAACTGGGGCACGCCATCGCCTGTCGTCGGCTTGGCGGCACCGTTCGCGAAACCGGAGTCGTGTTCATTCTGTTCGTCCCCATTCCCTATGTGGACGTCACGTCCGCGTGGGACTTTCCGTCCAAGCAACAACGGATGCTCGTTTCGGCTGCGGGGATGATGGTCGAAATGATGGTGGCGTCCTTGGCTGCGATTGCTTGGTCATTGAGTCACGATCCTGTCGTGCGGTTTCATCTGACAAATTGGATGTTGATGGGAACGCTCACGACGGTTCTCTTCAACGCGAATTTCCTGATGCGTTTTGACGGCTATTTTTTGCTCTCCGACGCCATAGGAATCCCCAATCTCGCTGCCCTTTCTCGGCAATGTGTTCAGGCTAGGTTGAAACAACTGTTGTTGGGATCAACGAGCAAACTTCCCGCTGACATGATGCAACATCAGACGGTGCTGATGTCTTACGGTGTCGCCGCGATGATTTGGCGATGGATCGTTTGCATGGGACTCGCCGTAGCCGCATCGAAACTGTTCAACGGCTTTGGTTTGATTCTGGCAATCGCGAGTTTGGTGGCATGGTTTGGCCGTCCAGCGATGGGGATTCTAAAATCGTTGGTGGCCGATACCGTGGAAGGTGCCAGTGCTCGGCGGACGCTCGTGCGCCGCACGGTTCCCTCATTGCTCGGGATCGTGGTCTTGATGTGTCTCACGCCATGGCCGGGGCGAGTTTCCTCGCCCGCGGTGGTCCGGTTCCATCAAGCGGAAATCGTGCGGGCTCAGACAACTGGCTTTGTCGATCAAATTTTGGTGCAACCAGGCCAATTCGTTCATGCGAATCAACCCATCGCCAAACTGAAGAACCAAGCTCTCGTCACCGAGATCGAATCGTTGCAAAGCCAAGTCGATGCCGCACGCATTCGTGCACGGCGAGAATGGGCGGATGGAAAGATTGCCTCGCATCATGCCGAAGTCGCGGTTGCGGACTCGCTGCAGAGTCGATTGAACAACCGTCGCGAACGTTTGGAATTGCTCACCATCCGCGCCGGTTCCTCCGGACGAGTCATGCTGCCGCCGCAAACCGCGTCGTTAGATGATTGGCTGGGACGATATGCTCGGGAAGGAACGGAACTGGCCAGGGTCGTTGATCCCGCGAGGAAAGAACTGCTCGTCAGCATCGGACAATCCGATCGAAATACATTTGCCGAATGCGTCAACGAGATCGTCGAGTTCGTGCCTCACTCGGCCCTGCCAGTCACTTCGGCAAGGCTCGAACGAGTCGAGCCCACCGCAACTGATCAAACCGATCCTCGCCTCACTGCATCGGCTGGTGGTCCGTTGACCGAACACAGGATCGCCACCGAGACACGCTTGATTGCCCCCCGATTTGAGGCTGTGGTCAAGCTCGATCCACAGGCATCGATCCAACTCGCCAGCGGCTTGACCGGCCAAGTCCGCCTGGATCGTCGCCCCCGTTCCATCGCGGGCTATCTGTTGATGAAATTCCTCTGAGTCCTCCATCCATCGTCGAGGAATCCGATGGACACTATCGCGAGAATCAAAGGAGCAGACCTTTGGCTCGCGTTCTGCCGTCAAATTGTCCGTTGAGATCGATAAGAGGTCGCAACGTCTGGGAAGAGCGCAAGGGTGGGTGGAGCGAAATGCCCCCATTGGATGGCCAGGTCCGAAAACGCGACCTATTGTTTTAGGCCGGTCGGCAGGAGGCAGGAGTCTTTCGGCATTGAAACTGTTTTGGCGATCGTTGTTGCTCTTCGGAACAACCGCGGCAAATGCCCAATCGGCTCACATGCTTGTGCCCGATCATTCCTGCTGACCGACTTTGAATCAGAACAAACTTGACCCGATGCGAGCAAGATGATGAAACAAGCGATTGGATTTGTTGGCGGCGTTGCCATTTTGGCGTGCCTGGCGATTTGGATGCCTGAGTACATGGAGGCCCGGGAAAGCCAGGAAGGTCATCGGGTCAATCTCGTATCAAATCAAAGCGGTGGAACTTCGGACCCCGAATTCGTTGCGTTCTGGGAATCGATTCATCGGGATCGACTGCTCGAGTATGTTGATCGATACAACGAGACCGGGCAGGTGGATCTGGACTCGCTTGCAAAGTGCGCCGATTTTGACGCCTATTCGGCTTACTTGCGAATCTCGAAGCTTGAGTCTGTCAAGAAGTTTGAATATGCGTTGCGTTTCACAGACAGCCTGTTGGAATTTCAAGACCGATTGACGCGTTGATGCGTCGAGTTGATCGCTCGGCATGGGATTGTCGGATGACTGGAGTGGTTCCGTGTTTGGAGTGGAATGCCGATCGCGAGGGGACCGAGCCTTCCGTTCTTGGAGGATCAATGTGTCACGTGGTATCGTTTCGGGCGAAGAACTAGCTGCACGAGTACCACCCCGGATCCAGTGATGAACATTTGCCATTGCCTGACACCCACCTGCATAGCCGCTCGTTGGAGGCCCGTGATCCACGTGTCCTTGTGTGCGCTGTTCTCACTGGCGAGTGTTGTTAGCGACGTGTGGGCCCAGGAACCAATCGAGAAGGTCCCGTCGCTGAAGGCGATGACGTGGAACATCTGGCATGGTGGCCGTGAAGATGGCGAAACCGTTGGTCCTCAGCGGGTGGCGGAGGTAATCCGAGACTCGGGGGCGGACTTGGTCGCCATGCAGGAAACGTACGGTTCCGGCGAGCGTATCTCGAACGCCTTGGAGTTCCACTTTCATCCTCGTGGAACAAATGTTTCGATCCACAGTCGCTATCCGGTGATCGAAGACATTTCCGTTTTCGAAGAATTCAAGTGCGTCGGGGCGTTGGTGGAACTGCCGGACGGGGATCGAGTGGCGTTCTACAGTGTGTGGCTTCCCTACAAAGCCGACATTTGGGCGTCTCACGGTCGAGATGGCTTGGACGAGGCTCATTTGGCGACCCAGTGCGATGTGTCACGAGATGACTTGCAGAAGATCTTGGGCCTCATCGATGAGCGTTTGAAAGACGATCAGTACGCAGACACGACCGTGCTGATTGCCGGCGATTTCAATTCCATGTCGCATTTGGATTACGGCGAAATCAGTCGCGACCAATATGGGCACCAGGTCAAATGGCCGACCAGCATGGTCATGAAGCATGCCGGTTTTCGTGATTCCTACCGGGAAGTGAATCCGGTGGTCAGTCGAGTGAAGGACTCGACTTGGAGTCCTCGCTTCATTGAGCAGGAGCAAGATCGGATCGATTTCCTTTACTATCGATCCCAGCGCTGGCGTGCCAAAAGTTCGTCGGTGGTAAACGAGCACGAAGACTGGTTTCCTTCCGATCACGCGGCGGTTTTGACGGAGTTTGAACGCGGCGACATGGCAGGGTCCGACGCACTCGAAAACATCAAGCTCAAAGCGGTTGCCTACAACATTCGGCACGGGGTCGGTGTCGACAACGAGTTGGCATTGATGCGAGTTGCGAAGCGACTGCATGACCTGAAACCTGATTTGGTGGGGTTGGCTGAAGTCGATCAGAATTGTCGTCGCAGTGGCAATCGAAATCAGGCGGCTGAGTTGGGGCGAGCGCTCGACATGCACGCGGCTTTCGGGAAATTCATGGAACATGACGGTGGTGCGTATGGAATGGGAATCCTGTCCGAGCATCCCATTGTCGAAGTGACATCGCTGGACCTTCCACCCGGCGGTGAGCCGCGGATCGCCTTGTTGGCCGAGGTGCTGTTGCCCAATGACCAGCGTGTGTTGGTGGTCCATGTCCATTTCGATTGGATCGATGACGACGAGGTCCGTTTTTCACAAGCGAGCACGCTTCAGAAGCACTTGAAGACGGTCGAGTTGCCGATCGTCCTGCTCGGTGATTTCAACGATCAGCCGGGCTCCAGAACCTTGGAATTGTTTCAGGACTTTGTCGAAGCGGACAAACCTGAGTCAGCCAATTTGACCTGGCCCGCAGATCACCCAGAGATTGAAATCGACTTCATCTTTGCTTCTCCCCCGAATCGATGGTCCGTTGGGGAAACACGAGTGGTTCCCGAGTCCGTGGTCTCGGATCACCGACCTGTGATCAGCGAGTTGCGTCTGCGTTCGGAGTGAGACGGGCCAAGCACAATCCAAGGGTGGAATCGGCTTCCAGCCTGCGGTTTGCATGGATGCGAAAGATCATCGCAGGCCTCCTTGAAAGTAGTGACGCGATGAGACGCCCATCATTGCGAAAAGTAGCAAATTTTCTCTCGCACGTGGAGGTTCCAGAACGGGTGACAATTAAAAATGGAGGCCGTGAGGGAAACCAGGGCGACGATATCCCGTTTTGAGTTAGCAGAACAGAGGGTCCTGCCCTTTCCATAGTCGCTTGATCAGGCAAAGTTGTTGAACAGACAATCCACCAGCCGTTCCGAATTAAGGACGATATTCGATGACGTTTTCTGCAGCCAAGATTGAAACCGAGGACCTCATCGAGTCACTCGGTCGGTTTCGAAGTTCGGTGTTGCCTGCCGGGGTGATGCGTGAACTGATGCAACGGGGCTCGGAAGTGATGCCTGCGTTGATCGCGAGGATGGATCGAGCGATTGAGTCGAAGGAACTGGGGCTCGGCAGCGAGTACCCGGAAGCCTTTTTTTGTTACCACTTGCTGGGCATCGACCCACAGCCGAGTTTACAAGCATGGTTTGATCGGCTGTTTCGCTGTGATGATGACAGGATGGAAAGGGTCTGCGGCGAGATCACGGGCCGGTTCACCCGTGCAATCTTGACCGCGATCGCCGATCGCGAAGATATCACGGCATTTTGCCAATGGCTGGACTCGCTGGTCCAGGATGATCAGGTCAGCGACTACATCAAGCTGCAAGTGGTTGAAGTGTTGTTCAATCTCGTCGCTGACAACGCACTGGACGATGCCACGGCGGTTCAGTGGGTGCGGACTTGGATGGAACAGCGACAAACGCACAAATTTGACTTGTTTTCATCAATGGCGATGACATCGTTGATCGATGTTGGCGGCAGCGATTTCAAATCGTTGGCGGAGGAATGTTTCAAACGAGGTCAAATCGACGATGACTATGTGGGGCTGGAATCTTTCCAAGGGATGGCCAGCGAACGCCAAACAACGTTCTCGCGAGAGCAATTGGAGATCGACCAGCAGATCGTTTCCAATCCGATCGAATATTTGGCCGATTGGCATGCATTCGCATGGACAACCGATGATTTGGATCGGCATCGGGCACATTGCAAAAGACTGCCTGAGGCCTTTTCAATTCGTTCTGATCGAGCTGAGCCCAATCAGATCGACGGGTGGTTGGCGGAGCTGGATCAATCGAATTTCAAGAACTATCCGTTCGAAGCGGTCGAGAATCTGAACCGGTTCATTGGCCAAGTCTTTCGACCGCTCACCTCCCGAGTTCGACGCGGCATCGAATCAGCCCGGCGTGACGAACCAAGTTCCAACAATGGCCCCTACCTCGCGACGATCCTGCTCACGCACAATTCCCAATCACGCGAAGTCTTGATTGACGATGCGGATCTGTTGTTGGAACTCCTGGATCTTCCCAAACACCAACGGGAAGAATGGTTCGGCGCATCGATCGAACCGGGATTGGTCGAGGGATTGGCTCATGCTCTGGTGGGGAAGACAGAGCCGATTGTGGAACGGATCCAGGATTGCAATCGAAAGGAGTTCGATCGAGCCGCTTTGGTTTCGTACTTCATTGTTTCAGTCTATTTCCAGTACCTGAACCGTGGTGAGTGCATCGAAACCCTGCGTCAGCTTTGGACAACTCTGAGTCAACAGGAAACGGATGGTGACGAAGGCGCGATGATGTCCAAGACGGCCATCTTTGATGCAGCCTGTTTGCTTTCGTTGCCCGAGAGCGACCCGCTGATGCAACAGGCCGCCCGCGAGGGAGTCTCCCATCATCGGTTGAGTGCCGAATCGGCAAAGGTGTGTCGCGAGCAACCAGAGAACGCTGCGAAAGTGGTGCGTTCTGACGTGTTGCCACCGTACTCCCTGGTCGACGTGATTTCGGAAGGTGGCAAATTCGCTGTCACCGCGCTCCATCGCAACCCGATAACGCAGGCACGGGGGTTCACCGCGTTGAGA
Proteins encoded in this region:
- a CDS encoding preprotein translocase subunit SecA, producing MIPPRLPALSQWLGFAERRKQASCDEILPSAKTLACAISSLSDSELRWHANLLRDQQTGPHSACLSERSGNQDSQLTTHAMAFAVAAIQRQLGYTVYDVQLQAALVMSSGQIAEMQTGEGKTITGAVATIIHAMRHQQVHVATSNAYLARRDWELLAPVFDRLALSSGHSSADQSPREKRAAYQCDIVFATGYQFGFDYLRDQITLAAQPRKQLGQSIRESLRGQSDPQQLRCQTRHQVAIVDEIDSVLIDEAMTPLVLSQQRPQVRDNSLVSSPDNESSHQTSVFDAARACMQTLVPGTNFQVDSLQQTVQLTELGIQRAFEWLQTRRIKLSMPWPNYIQTALRAECLLTRDIDYVVRDGKVQIVDSSTGRIVPDRQWRSGLHQAVETKEHVPLSESRRTQARMSRQRYFARYETLCGMTGTASGHEREWKQSYALKVHAIPTRLPCKRRVEPTLYFADHTQKLARLADEVSEHHQIGQPILIGTRNILQTKQVSKALMQAGLNHHLLNGVQDETEAALIAAAGTSSAITVATNMAGRGTDISVDERALAAGGLHVIGLERNLSARIDRQLLGRAARQGQPGSGRFYVSADDELVQRHDPGLQSILSRLKSPIPNEAWDRRIQQLQTIAERENFRIRKQTAQQEEWLDELRQQVA
- a CDS encoding efflux RND transporter periplasmic adaptor subunit; the encoded protein is MNFANRSPESKHARPMPLSPRMRLNPSVFAVLMPATLLLAMSVFANCVQAEIPSGRSPESFSEPLETIDLAAAEPGVVDTLAVREGDAVKTGDLICQLRCDVLKATRHATLTKINATGKREAAAATLSHHQNHLNQLQALLAKNHANDQEVADAQFNVQIAEAQLQTVDDERATLRAELEQIEAQIARRQIIAPTDGIILQLPARVGERVGTSDSPVAQLVVLNKLRVRYHLTTVQAAQLSVGSQQTLTFPDFGTHAIGTVDFIAPTTDPSSGTVRVELLIDNANRRHRSGVRCQLKLPDASHAEPMQATVLHRRSPQ
- a CDS encoding efflux RND transporter periplasmic adaptor subunit, whose protein sequence is MPVITPSSGTAFQAIPPESLTAQDSGTPQHRIDSAQVRSTESASEFAELQWQIDATAAIAELMSKIASARRLDEAHLIVANALREFLGADVVAVGTVNPGSSLVRVRSVSDVSSIDESSQVSQQFEQAMSESIVRFREQLARTTVVDPDSEHVALMQLAHERLLSVTGTQCAVSCPLFSQLGPQQTPSDPEHRELSATQSDPVAVWTALFRQRPTELDRWKYFANACQQPLGESLAVAGRACEGPLARLRRVVSESSAWTRKKMVLGGSLAIALAMTIPIPHRVGCVSVLQPVEQRFAVAPHDGILEQAMVRAGEQVHTGQLLAEMDATDLRLQIADVTAQKERAEKKRDLHRASGDAASTQLAELETDELAAQLALLEHRAAHRQIVSSIDGIVLRSELDEARGVPVRTGDVLMQVAPLETLRAELEIAPADLAHIKLGQTVSLVPDGNPLHRVQGTIDTIRQASEVREGRNVFLATVTIDNHDGRLRPGMKSRTKVDAGYRASGWVLFHSAIEKTYGMLR
- a CDS encoding site-2 protease family protein, which codes for MNGYDSQSFELANAHLQRRDGLSVRLHESRGEATYLVSDGVSSNFHQLGSAQYAFLSALDGKTSLEEVTGRIASELPKLALTASQAEQTARYLLDHQLIFAVDANGEPLNATNRLQRQSERAAQQRKQENANPLFLKFPLGNPTRLLNAIVPWTQWLFAPACIVFAIALGLIAMARLWQNADELAVSLQGVISPTSGIWLAVTFVGLKIVHELGHAIACRRLGGTVRETGVVFILFVPIPYVDVTSAWDFPSKQQRMLVSAAGMMVEMMVASLAAIAWSLSHDPVVRFHLTNWMLMGTLTTVLFNANFLMRFDGYFLLSDAIGIPNLAALSRQCVQARLKQLLLGSTSKLPADMMQHQTVLMSYGVAAMIWRWIVCMGLAVAASKLFNGFGLILAIASLVAWFGRPAMGILKSLVADTVEGASARRTLVRRTVPSLLGIVVLMCLTPWPGRVSSPAVVRFHQAEIVRAQTTGFVDQILVQPGQFVHANQPIAKLKNQALVTEIESLQSQVDAARIRARREWADGKIASHHAEVAVADSLQSRLNNRRERLELLTIRAGSSGRVMLPPQTASLDDWLGRYAREGTELARVVDPARKELLVSIGQSDRNTFAECVNEIVEFVPHSALPVTSARLERVEPTATDQTDPRLTASAGGPLTEHRIATETRLIAPRFEAVVKLDPQASIQLASGLTGQVRLDRRPRSIAGYLLMKFL
- a CDS encoding endonuclease/exonuclease/phosphatase family protein is translated as MIHVSLCALFSLASVVSDVWAQEPIEKVPSLKAMTWNIWHGGREDGETVGPQRVAEVIRDSGADLVAMQETYGSGERISNALEFHFHPRGTNVSIHSRYPVIEDISVFEEFKCVGALVELPDGDRVAFYSVWLPYKADIWASHGRDGLDEAHLATQCDVSRDDLQKILGLIDERLKDDQYADTTVLIAGDFNSMSHLDYGEISRDQYGHQVKWPTSMVMKHAGFRDSYREVNPVVSRVKDSTWSPRFIEQEQDRIDFLYYRSQRWRAKSSSVVNEHEDWFPSDHAAVLTEFERGDMAGSDALENIKLKAVAYNIRHGVGVDNELALMRVAKRLHDLKPDLVGLAEVDQNCRRSGNRNQAAELGRALDMHAAFGKFMEHDGGAYGMGILSEHPIVEVTSLDLPPGGEPRIALLAEVLLPNDQRVLVVHVHFDWIDDDEVRFSQASTLQKHLKTVELPIVLLGDFNDQPGSRTLELFQDFVEADKPESANLTWPADHPEIEIDFIFASPPNRWSVGETRVVPESVVSDHRPVISELRLRSE
- a CDS encoding DUF1186 domain-containing protein, whose product is MTFSAAKIETEDLIESLGRFRSSVLPAGVMRELMQRGSEVMPALIARMDRAIESKELGLGSEYPEAFFCYHLLGIDPQPSLQAWFDRLFRCDDDRMERVCGEITGRFTRAILTAIADREDITAFCQWLDSLVQDDQVSDYIKLQVVEVLFNLVADNALDDATAVQWVRTWMEQRQTHKFDLFSSMAMTSLIDVGGSDFKSLAEECFKRGQIDDDYVGLESFQGMASERQTTFSREQLEIDQQIVSNPIEYLADWHAFAWTTDDLDRHRAHCKRLPEAFSIRSDRAEPNQIDGWLAELDQSNFKNYPFEAVENLNRFIGQVFRPLTSRVRRGIESARRDEPSSNNGPYLATILLTHNSQSREVLIDDADLLLELLDLPKHQREEWFGASIEPGLVEGLAHALVGKTEPIVERIQDCNRKEFDRAALVSYFIVSVYFQYLNRGECIETLRQLWTTLSQQETDGDEGAMMSKTAIFDAACLLSLPESDPLMQQAAREGVSHHRLSAESAKVCREQPENAAKVVRSDVLPPYSLVDVISEGGKFAVTALHRNPITQARGFTALRSSDLTPEPQLSGTLRSAEPKVGRNDPCPCGSNKKYKKCCLRR